TAAGGGTTGACGAGCGCGAAGGTCATGAAGATTCCGCAGACTTCGTCAATCACAATCCAGCCCGGGTCTTCGGTGCCCGTATCCTTCATGGCTTTGTTTACGAAGGGGATTGCTGCAAAGAAAACGATGATGGCGGCAACAAAAAATAACGGGTTGAGCCCGTAGAAAATATGATCGAATTTTGTCGCGAAAAGGGCCATGGGGTAGGCGACAATAGTAGCGGCCAAACTTCCCATGGTTCCAGGAGCTTTGGGCGACATGCCCGAGCCAAAAAAGGTTGTTATGAGAGTAGACAACAAATCAGTACCCCGCCATTCGTGGGGCACGCGTTTTTTGCCGTATTTCTCTTTAAGTTCCTCGCGGTTCACGAGAAATTAGTTATCCTCGTATTCGGAGCTGCCCCAGCCGTCGAGGTCACCTGCAGCACGGCCAAGAGTTGCACCGCCGAGGATTTCGTCGATACCCTTGTCTTCGGAATCGTCGTCCTCTTCTTCGAAGATGGAAGCTTCTTCCATTTCGAGGTCGTCGTTCGGAATAATCGGATCGTCATCCAGCGCGTTCTTGCTCTTCTTTCCAGCCATATTTTCTCCTTGGTAAAGGCGTTTTCGTATTCTTTAACGCTATATTATAAAATTTTTTGTAAAAAAGGAAATTTTTCGCGAAAAAAAGTGAAAAATTTTCACTTTTTTTATAGTTTGTGTGTTTTTTTACGCTTTTTTCTAGCGAGACAGCACCTTGATGATGAATGCATAGGCCACTTTGTCGCCTATGCGGATCAAGAAACGAGCTCTGCTTACAATTTTAACGTCACCGAATTCTTCAAAGAATTCGACAATTTCGTGCGTTTTTTCTGAATGGACGAGCCCTTCATACCGTCTACGAAGGATTCCTGGGTCGTTTTTATTTAAACGATCGAGAACTTCATCTGTGGTTTCGGCTCCGAATGTCCTCATCGCTTTCTTGAAGGCGTTGTTCACGAAAATAAATCTGTATTTACGGTTTACCCCTTCAACGATTGCAATCGGAATGTCGCTCGCGATTTCGAGCTTGTGTTCACGGAGCGGAGTGTTGTCCAAGAAGTTGATTCGGCCAATTTCGTCAAAGTAAAGGCGGTCTTCGGGGCTTTCGTTGGTCTCGAAGCTGCAAAGTTCTGCGCGCCTTGTGTGGTAATCTTCAAGCGGAATGGGCTTGTAGAAGTAGTAACCTTGAATCAGTTCGCAGCCGATGCGCTTCAGAAATTCGTACTGTTCTTCCGTTTCGACCCCTTCGGCAAGCGTGTGAATGCCGAGTTTTTTCGCCATGTCGACAATCGAGGCGATAATCACCCTTGACTTCGGGTTCTGGTCGAATGTGCGCAAGAAGTTCATGTCGATTTTGAGGAAATCAAAATCGTAGATCTGCAGGTTGTTGAACGAACTGAATCCGGAACCGAAGTCGTCGAGCCATACCTGGTATCCGTCATCGCGGAATTCCTTGATCGTTTCGCCGAGGCTTTTCTGGTCAGAGGCAAAAGCGCTTTCGGTGACTTCAAGGACAATGTATTCCTTGGGTACTTTGTACTTGGCGACAACTTTGTCAACGACCGATTTGATATCGCTTAATTCAAAGTCTAGTCTGGAAAGGTTCACCGAAATCGGCTGGTAGGCGTATCCGCTATTGATGTCGTCACGAAGGTCCTTGCATGCTTGTTCGATAATGTAGGCGTCTAACTTGTGGATCAGGTGAACTTTTTCAAGAACATCGAT
This sequence is a window from uncultured Fibrobacter sp.. Protein-coding genes within it:
- a CDS encoding EAL domain-containing protein gives rise to the protein MFVMQEGPDLNRGNINLEKTDPITGLDTTAWFFSQTQRDPNFYPLHKSTITFFNVMNFKTINQRFSYPGGNAYLCKFRDELKRIFEGENVLRAGADHLVVISLNLAIEDIADRIKELNLVMGRFEGGLRNQIKAGIYVSDGSPQKPIVMMDRASLACREVHGIFNKDYAVFDDTLKNKLEQKQYVLDHFEEAFEKGYFHVYYQPVVRALTGKICGYEALARWIDPVKGMISPLIFIDVLEKVHLIHKLDAYIIEQACKDLRDDINSGYAYQPISVNLSRLDFELSDIKSVVDKVVAKYKVPKEYIVLEVTESAFASDQKSLGETIKEFRDDGYQVWLDDFGSGFSSFNNLQIYDFDFLKIDMNFLRTFDQNPKSRVIIASIVDMAKKLGIHTLAEGVETEEQYEFLKRIGCELIQGYYFYKPIPLEDYHTRRAELCSFETNESPEDRLYFDEIGRINFLDNTPLREHKLEIASDIPIAIVEGVNRKYRFIFVNNAFKKAMRTFGAETTDEVLDRLNKNDPGILRRRYEGLVHSEKTHEIVEFFEEFGDVKIVSRARFLIRIGDKVAYAFIIKVLSR
- a CDS encoding phosphatidylglycerophosphatase A; translation: MNREELKEKYGKKRVPHEWRGTDLLSTLITTFFGSGMSPKAPGTMGSLAATIVAYPMALFATKFDHIFYGLNPLFFVAAIIVFFAAIPFVNKAMKDTGTEDPGWIVIDEVCGIFMTFALVNPYIIVDNPITLLVGFGLFRFFDILKPLGIHRFEKFPGAWGVMADDLLGGIYAGILMFPISIAIDFISL